In the Roseofilum reptotaenium CS-1145 genome, CTTGCTGTTGAAGTGAGGCCGGCATTTGTCTGAGTAACACTTAGGGAAAATTATAGATCCGGCCCATCCAATTAGGATGTGGCTTAATCGTTGTCTGTAAACAAAAAGGAGACTACCCAACCTGTGTCTGTAGGTATTCTCGGAACCAAACTCGGCATGACCCAAATCTTCGACATGGAAGAAGGAATCGCCATTCCGGTCACCGTTGTCCAAGCTGGGCCATGCACCGTAACCCAAATCAAAACCCCAGAAACCGATGGTTATAGTGCCATCCAACTGGGCTATGATGCTGTACCGAAAAAGCGGCTCAACCGTCCAGAAGTTGGGCACTTAGAAAAATCGGGCGCTGTGGCAGGGGAAACTGGACTGCGGCATCTGCGAGAATATCGCAGCGATACCGTCAGCAGCTATGAACTCGGTCAAGAACTCAAAGCTGACTTCTTTACAGAAGGTCAACTGGTTGATGTCGTTGGTAAAA is a window encoding:
- the rplC gene encoding 50S ribosomal protein L3; the protein is MSVGILGTKLGMTQIFDMEEGIAIPVTVVQAGPCTVTQIKTPETDGYSAIQLGYDAVPKKRLNRPEVGHLEKSGAVAGETGLRHLREYRSDTVSSYELGQELKADFFTEGQLVDVVGKSIGRGFAGYQKRHNFRRGPMSHGSKNHRLPGSTGAGTTPGRIYPGKKMAGRKGNAQITIRKLQVVRVDADRNLLLIKGSVPGKPGTLLSIAPTNKVGG